A window of the Gossypium hirsutum isolate 1008001.06 chromosome A03, Gossypium_hirsutum_v2.1, whole genome shotgun sequence genome harbors these coding sequences:
- the LOC107887661 gene encoding protein MAIN-LIKE 2-like encodes MFDLRYDLIFALVERWSPETHTFYLLCGECTVTLEDVALHFGLPIDGNVVTGVSAIAEPAALCCSLLGASPDDDESNFSELKFTWLKANFEHLLVNATEEELMCAARAYIMHIIGGVLMPNSNNNKVHLQYLPLLAYLSNVRSYSWGSAVLAMLYRELCRTTKPDTVDIGGCLVLLQSWVGKV; translated from the exons ATGTTTGATTTGCGGTACGATTTAATATTCGCATTGGTCGAGCGTTGGAgcccggagacccacactttttATTTGCTGTGTGGGGAGTGCACTGTCACTCTGGAGGATGTTGCATTGCACTTTGGGCTCCCAATCGACGGGAATGTCGTCACGGGCGTAAGTGCGATAGCTGAGCCAGCTGCACTTTGTTGTAGCCTACTAGGAGCCTCGCCCGACGATGATGAGTCCAATTTTTcagagttgaaatttacatggctgAAAGCAAATTTTGAGCATTTATTAGTTAATGCCACTGAAGAAGAGTTGATGTGTGCAGCTCGAGCGTACATTATGCACATTATAGGGGGTGTACTGATGCCCAATTCGAACAACAACAAGGTTCATCTCCAGTATTTACCTCTATTAGCTTATTTGAGTAATGTTCGTTCATATAGTTGGGGTTCCGCGGTTCTGGCTATGTTGTATCGTGAGCTTTGTCGGACGACAAAGCCTGATACCGTAGACATAGGCGGATGCCTTGTATTGTTGCAGTCATGG GTGGGGAAGGTTTAA